One Cyanobium sp. Tous-M-B4 DNA segment encodes these proteins:
- a CDS encoding DUF4332 domain-containing protein, whose translation MWQLPIHFKREQRQLELAGIDNWPQLAGLQDQDLRRLGRSGGASEARLIKLRGQARLVVEVGLEPAEAALLLYAGIASRAGLAASDPHQLLVQMGRLQRSLTGMASPLLDLATLNKWIQRAQRRPTN comes from the coding sequence ATGTGGCAATTGCCGATTCACTTCAAGCGGGAACAACGCCAATTGGAGCTGGCCGGCATCGATAACTGGCCCCAACTCGCCGGTCTCCAAGACCAGGACCTGCGCCGGCTTGGCCGCAGCGGCGGCGCCAGCGAGGCCCGGCTGATCAAGCTTCGGGGCCAGGCCCGGCTAGTGGTGGAGGTTGGCCTCGAGCCGGCAGAAGCCGCCCTGCTGCTCTACGCCGGCATCGCTAGCAGGGCTGGATTGGCGGCCAGTGACCCTCACCAACTCTTGGTACAGATGGGCCGACTGCAGCGAAGCCTCACCGGCATGGCCTCCCCGCTGCTCGATCTAGCCACCTTGAACAAGTGGATCCAGCGCGCCCAACGCCGCCCCACAAACTGA
- a CDS encoding Ycf51 family protein translates to MAADPILLTAGKWLGAASGVLALTTIIGYLSRWGIRFRLVGVTSFTALLAVSCLAFAVSYTPRVQLAGAVSVPVVFDNGIDLVVAAAPDGLADGAAAPTVQQVAQNLRGGGRSSADNLVHVRLRRVETVAPGLSKPVVLAEATRSLTTGDVELGP, encoded by the coding sequence ATGGCCGCTGATCCAATCCTGCTAACAGCGGGCAAATGGCTGGGGGCCGCCAGTGGGGTCCTGGCTTTGACAACAATTATTGGTTATCTGAGCCGCTGGGGAATTCGCTTTCGACTGGTTGGTGTCACCAGCTTCACGGCCCTGCTCGCCGTTTCCTGCCTGGCCTTTGCGGTGAGCTACACCCCTCGGGTGCAGCTAGCTGGGGCCGTGAGCGTGCCCGTGGTGTTTGACAACGGCATCGACCTGGTGGTGGCAGCAGCGCCAGACGGCCTAGCGGATGGGGCCGCGGCACCCACCGTTCAGCAAGTAGCCCAAAACCTCAGGGGTGGCGGCCGCAGCAGCGCCGACAACCTGGTTCATGTGCGACTGCGTCGGGTGGAGACGGTCGCCCCGGGGCTGAGCAAGCCGGTGGTGCTGGCGGAAGCCACCCGCAGCCTGACAACTGGTGATGTTGAGCTAGGTCCCTAA